A section of the Amblyomma americanum isolate KBUSLIRL-KWMA chromosome 2, ASM5285725v1, whole genome shotgun sequence genome encodes:
- the LOC144119277 gene encoding uncharacterized protein LOC144119277, translating to MAAGLGGRARQVSQFFGDQAGPLPKAASPVALARIARDLEELRFRPLANWSAGPVGVSNPFRWTATLLGPADTPYEGGAFELEIRFPDDYPFKPPKVKFVTKIYHPNLIGGAPVCLDILTSQWSPAVSISDVMLSIGSLLRAPDMDHPIDPKAALVYKKDPALFKSTARRWTEKHSILK from the exons ATGGCTGCCGGGTTGGGGGGAAGGGCTCGCCAGGTGAGCCAGTTTTTCGGCGACCAAGCGGGGCCTCTGCCGAAGGCCGCGTCGCCCGTGGCATTGGCGCGCATCGCCCGCGACCTCGAGGAGCTGCGTTTTCGGCCGCTGGCCAACTGGTCGGCAGGGCCCGTGGGCGTGAGCAACCCGTTCCGGTGGACTGCCACTCTGCTGGGGCCAGCGGACACGCCGTACGAGGGAGGAGCTTTCGAGCTCGAGATCCGCTTCCCCGACGACTACCCCTTCAAACCGCCCAAG GTGAAGTTCGTCACCAAGATCTACCATCCAAACCTTATTGGCGGAGCCCCCGTTTGCCTGGACATCCTCACGTCGCAGTGGTCCCCGGCAGTGTCCATATCGGACGTGATGCTTTCCATCGGCTCCCTCTTGCGGGCCCCGGACATGGACCACCCTATCGACCCCAAAGCGGCGCTTGTCTACAAGAAAGACCCCGCCCTTTTCAAGTCCACGGCGCGCCGTTGGACCGAGAAGCACTCAATCTTGAAGTGA